A genomic window from Aricia agestis chromosome 8, ilAriAges1.1, whole genome shotgun sequence includes:
- the LOC121729480 gene encoding U-scoloptoxin(19)-Tl1a-like, producing MLVYILFGLFVSACGAIDDEGIVNELACWLSGGQCMRAIDCPLPPESLQSACPAQASEGIICCHGISNKKKSCRERGGVCMERCPTRYTDRKAEDCEDYETCCIVIK from the exons ATGCTcgtatacattttatttggtcTGTTTGTGTCCGCGTGCGGTGCGATCG ATGACGAGGGCATAGTGAACGAGCTGGCTTGTTGGCTATCGGGAGGACAATGTATGAGAGCCATCGACTGTCCTTTACCACCGGAGAGTCTGCAGTCAGCATGCCCAGCGCAAGCGAGCGAGGGCATTATTTGCTGTCATGGAA tctcaaacaaaaaaaaatcctgtCGCGAGCGCGGCGGCGTGTGCATGGAGCGCTGTCCAACCAGATACACAGACAGAAAAGCTGAAGACTGTGAAGACTATGAAACCTGTTgtatagttataaaataa